Genomic window (Streptomyces sp. NBC_01431):
CGTCCTGCGCGACGACACCACCTGGTACACGTACCGCATCGACAACGTGCCCTACCGGACCGTGCCCAGCGACGTCGGTGTCATCGACCCCGTCCCGGCCAAGTCGCCGTTCCGCTCACCGGGCCGCTATCTGACCCTCACCACCTGCGACCCGGAATGGGGCAGCAGCCACCGCTTGATCGCCTGGGCACACCTCGACGCCACTCTGCCTGTGACACAGGGCAAACCCACAGCTTTGGCCGGGTGACCCCACACCGTCACCGGGGCCCTTAGTCTGGTGCCGTAACGATCGTCGGAAGGGACAGCGGGGACGGCATGTACGGCTGGATCTGGCGGCATTTGCCGGGCAACACATGGCTGCGGGCGTTCATCTCGCTCGCCATGGTGCTCGTGATCGTCTACGTGCTCTTCCAGTACGTCTTCCCGTGGGCGGAGCCGCTGCTTCCGTTCAACGACGTGACGGTGGATCAGGGGATGGGAGCCACAGGCCGGTGAACGCGCGCATTCTCGTGGTCGACAACTACGACAGCTTCGTCTTCAACCTGGTCCAGTACCTGTACCAGCTCGGCGCCGAGTGCGAGGTCGTCCGCAACGACGAGGTCCTGCTCGCCCATGCCCAGGACGGCTTCGACGGCGTCCTGCTCTCGCCGGGACCGGGTGCCCCCGAACAGGCGGGCGTCTGCATCGACATGGTGCGCCACTGCGCCGAAACCGGCGTTCCCGTCTTCGGTGTCTGTCTCGGCATGCAGTCGATGATGGTCGCGTACGGCGGTGTCGTGGGCCGGGCCCCCGAGTTGCTGCACGGCAAGACGTCGCCGGTGCTACACCAGGGCACCGGCGTTTTCGCGGGGCTCCCCTCACCCTTCACGGCGACCCGCTACCACTCGCTGGCCGCCGAGCCGGCGACCCTGCCGGACGCGCTCGAAGTCACCGCGCGTACCGAGGACGGCATCATCATGGGGCTGCGCCACCGTGAACTGCCGGTCGAGGGCGTCCAGTTCCACCCCGAGTCGGTCCTCACCGAGCACGGTCACCGGATGCTGGCCAACTGGCTGGTGCGCTGCGGCGATGCGGGGGCCGTCGAGCGGTCGGCGGGGCTCGCGCCGGTGGTGGGCAAGGCCGCGGCGTGACTTCGGTGCGCCCGGAGCACGAGTACGACCCGCTGACGGACCCGCTGCCACCCGGCGCGCACGGATCACCCTGGTTCCGCTCCGACAACCTGGCGCCCGACGCGTCAGCCCCCGTACAGGAGCCCGTATCCCCGGCCGTACCGGAGCCCGCACAGGACCCGCTGACGCAGGCTCAGCAGTGGTACGAGCCAGGTCCGGCACAACACCAGCAGGACTGGCGACCGGAGCCCCAGGCCCCCGCGCCGCTGCCCGTCGCCGAGCCCGAGATACCGATATCGGCGCCGATATTCCCCGTGCCGGCCGACGACGGAACCGTCGCGCTGCGGAGCGCGGCGGAGGTCCCCTCGCCCCCGCCGGTCACCGGGGGACGGGCCGAGCGCCGCAGGGCCGCCAAGGGCCGGGGGCGCCGGGCCGCGGCTCCGGCGCCCGCGCCGGCCGAAGTGCCCCGCACCCGCGCGGAGGCGCGCCGGGCTGCGAAGGCCCGCAAGGACAGCGCGGCGGTGATCGCCAGCCGGGTCATCGGGGAAGCGTTCATCACGCTGGGCGTGGTGATGCTCCTGTTCGTGACGTACCAGCTGTGGTGGACCAACGTCCGTGCCCACCAGGAGGCGGGCAGCGCCGCCAAGAAGATCGCGCAGGACTGGGCGGACGGCCGCAAACCGGATGCGTTCGCCCCCGGCCAGGGCTTCGCCCTCATGCACATCCCCAAGCTGGACATCGTCGCCCCCATCGCGCAGGGCACCAGCAAGGCGAAGGTCCTCGACAAAGGCATGATCGGCCACTACGACGAGGACGGCCTCAAGACGGCGATGCCGTCGGATCCGACCGGCAACTTCGCGGTCGCGGCCCACCGCAACACCCACGGCGAGCCCTTCCGGTACATCAACCAGCTGAAGCCGGGCGACAAGGTCGTGGTCGAGACGCAGGCCGCGTACTACACCTACGAGATCACCAGCTCGCTGCCGCAGACCCCGCCGTCGAACGTCTCCGTGCTCAAGCCGATCCCCACCGGATCCGGATTCACCCGGCCCGGCCGCTATCTGACGCTGACGACCTGCACGCCGGAATTCACGAGTACCTACCGATTGATCGTGTGGGGCAAGATGGTTGACGACCGACCGCGCAGCAAGGGCAAGCCCGACGCGCTCGTGGAATGACCGAACGGACAGCAGGGGCGGGTGCGGTGGCTACAGGAACCGACCACGAGGAGCGGACCGGCACGCCCGGACCGGCTCCGGTCCGGAGCAGGCGGCGCACCATCGCCGCCGTCATCAGCGTCTTCGGTGAACTCCTTATCACCGCAGGCCTGGTGCTCGGCCTGTTCGTCGTCTACTCCCTGTGGTGGACGAACGTCATGGCCGACCGCGAGGCCTCCGCGCAGGGCGACAACGTGCGCCGCGACTGGGCGGCGAGTGCCGGGCCCGGCGCGCTGGACACCAAGGGCGGGATCGGCTTCCTGCACGTACCGGCGATGAAGAACGGCGAGGTGCTCGTCAAGAAGGGCACCGACACCGACGTCCTCAACGACGGTGTGGCGGGCTACTACACCGACCCGGTCAAGGCGGCGCTGCCCGGTACGGCCAAGACCGGAAACTTCACGCTGGCGGCCCACCGGGACGGCCACGGCGCCAAGTTCCACAACATCGACAAGCTCAAGAACGGCGATCCGGTGGTCTTCGAGACCAAGGACACCTGGTACGTCTACAAGGTGTTCGCGGAGCTGACCGAGACGTCGAAGTACAACGTCGA
Coding sequences:
- a CDS encoding aminodeoxychorismate/anthranilate synthase component II, whose amino-acid sequence is MNARILVVDNYDSFVFNLVQYLYQLGAECEVVRNDEVLLAHAQDGFDGVLLSPGPGAPEQAGVCIDMVRHCAETGVPVFGVCLGMQSMMVAYGGVVGRAPELLHGKTSPVLHQGTGVFAGLPSPFTATRYHSLAAEPATLPDALEVTARTEDGIIMGLRHRELPVEGVQFHPESVLTEHGHRMLANWLVRCGDAGAVERSAGLAPVVGKAAA
- a CDS encoding class E sortase; the protein is MTSVRPEHEYDPLTDPLPPGAHGSPWFRSDNLAPDASAPVQEPVSPAVPEPAQDPLTQAQQWYEPGPAQHQQDWRPEPQAPAPLPVAEPEIPISAPIFPVPADDGTVALRSAAEVPSPPPVTGGRAERRRAAKGRGRRAAAPAPAPAEVPRTRAEARRAAKARKDSAAVIASRVIGEAFITLGVVMLLFVTYQLWWTNVRAHQEAGSAAKKIAQDWADGRKPDAFAPGQGFALMHIPKLDIVAPIAQGTSKAKVLDKGMIGHYDEDGLKTAMPSDPTGNFAVAAHRNTHGEPFRYINQLKPGDKVVVETQAAYYTYEITSSLPQTPPSNVSVLKPIPTGSGFTRPGRYLTLTTCTPEFTSTYRLIVWGKMVDDRPRSKGKPDALVE
- a CDS encoding class E sortase, with the protein product MATGTDHEERTGTPGPAPVRSRRRTIAAVISVFGELLITAGLVLGLFVVYSLWWTNVMADREASAQGDNVRRDWAASAGPGALDTKGGIGFLHVPAMKNGEVLVKKGTDTDVLNDGVAGYYTDPVKAALPGTAKTGNFTLAAHRDGHGAKFHNIDKLKNGDPVVFETKDTWYVYKVFAELTETSKYNVDVLQPVPKESGVKKPGQYITLTTCTPVYTSKYRYIVWGELVRTEKVDAKRTPPAELR